A window of Enoplosus armatus isolate fEnoArm2 chromosome 3, fEnoArm2.hap1, whole genome shotgun sequence contains these coding sequences:
- the LOC139283493 gene encoding neuritin-like translates to MGFFMSTKIGGILAFALVFLSLTASGDPADVKCENIYKDFSECVLELGESMDNYQENVTSERGVAAVCSHWEAFHTCALTALSDCQEEVSSIWETLRQDSRKMRFQGSLFDLCSPSSSPSISSPLTALALPLIGMLIMSGPGWSSV, encoded by the exons ATGGGATTTTTCATGTCGACGAAGATCGGAGGGATTCTTGCGTTCGCCTTGG TGTTCCTCTCCCTGACGGCGTCAGGAGACCCTGCAGATGTGAAGTGTGAGAACATTTATAAGGACTTCTCGGAGTGTGTCCTGGAGCTGGGGGAGAGCATGGACAACTACCAGGAGAACGTGACCAGCGAGAGGGGAGTGGCGGCCGTGTGCAG CCACTGGGAAGCTTTCCACACGTGTGCCCTCACTGCGCTGTCCGACTGTCAGGAGGAAGTCAGCTCCATCTGGGAGACTCTGAGGCAGGACTCCAGGAAGATGCGCTTCCAGGGAAGTCTGTTCGACCTGTGCAGCCCCAGCTCCTCTCCCAGCATAAGTTCACCTCTTACTGCTCTCGCCCTGCCACTGATTGGCATGCTGATCATGTCTGGGCCCGGCTGGTCCTCTGTATAg